The Scyliorhinus torazame isolate Kashiwa2021f chromosome 17, sScyTor2.1, whole genome shotgun sequence genome includes a window with the following:
- the mlnl gene encoding motilin-like, protein MISKRVMISLMVVCIVAMLAEETEGFLSFLSPSDYQKKLQNDRIRVGKKVPVHLQQRSEEHSLSEVLGMEDMKDALKFCVPLEIGIKMNIKQFQKYKELLGELLKIILSEGTNGQ, encoded by the exons ATGATTTCTAAGAGAGTAATGATAAGTCTGATGGTGGTTTGCATTGTAGCAATGCTAGCTGAAGAAACTGAGGGGTTCCTGAGTTTTCTGAGCCCAAGTGATTACCAAAAGAAACTT CAAAATGACAGAATCAGAGTGGGAAAAAAGGTGCCAGTGCACCTCCAACAGAGATCTGAGGAACATAGCTTATCAGAAGTGTTGGGTATGGAAGACATGAAAGACGCATTAAAG TTCTGCGTTCCACTGGAAATTGGAATCAAGATGAATATCAAACAATTTCAGAAGTACAAAGAACTCCTGGGTGAGCTCCTGAAGATCATTTTGTCAGAAGGTACAAATG GCCAGTGA